TCAGTTTCAGGTGTGCTCGCTTTGGTTTATTTCCTTGTGCCTTTAGGTTTGGGTAAAGCTTTCTCAAGTGATAGAGACATAGCCAATAAGATTACTCAGGTACGTATTTGGTTTAACCCGGTTGCTGAAACAGATTGGGGATTTAAAAACTTCATTCCAGGGCAGGTTTTTCATCAGCCTGTTTTGGCGAAACAAGCTCCTGATGATGACAATAACATTTATGTGTTAGAGCGATTCGGAAAAATTTATAAGATTAACGCTGTTACAGAAGCTAAGCCTGAATTGATGTTGGATATTTCAAGTGAGCTTGGTGAGGTGGAAGTTGAAAATGGTGCGGTTGGATTAGCATTTCACCCGGCATTTAATTTTAATCATACGGATTCTAGGAAACCTTATATTTATGTCTATTTCACCGACACAAGACCAACGGGATATCAGCGTAATAGATTAACTCGATATGATTTGTCACAACAGTCATTAGAAGAGAGAAATAACTCGGGTCAGACGGTGCTTGATTTACACCGTGAAGACAGTGGTTTTCATAATGGTGGTTCGGTTGAGTTTGGACCTGATGGATTTTTATATGTGGCACTGGGCGAAGGCGTTCATCCTAAGGTGGCTAAGTCTTATCAAGAAACCATGCGTTCAGGCATCTTGCGCATAGATGTAGATATGAATGAAGAATTGAGCAACCCAGCGCAACCATTTAAGCATGGTGTTATTGCAAATTACATGGTGCCTAAGGATAATCCGTTTATTGGCCGTGAAGACATCCGACACGAGTATTGGGCATTGGGTTTAAGAAATCCCTTTAGGATCAGTTTTGATGTGGAAACCAACGACCTTTGGGTAGGTGATGTTGGTTCAACCGTATGGGAAGAGATCAACCTTGTAGAAAAAGGATTTCATTATGAGTTTCCAAAGATAGAAGGAGACAATGATAAAGGAACGCAAGCCAATGATTTAGGGCTGCCTGATAAAGGTCCAGTCTATACTTATCAGCATACGGCTTATGATAGAGCAGTGATTGGTGGGGTGGTCAATCGCTCTGATAACTATGATCAACTAAAAGGTAAATATATATTTGCCGATAATTACTCGGCCAAAATATTTGCGTTTGATGCGGCATCAAGAAAGGTAGAGAATGTTGAATTTTTAGCTCGTGCCAACCAATACGCGCAGCGAGGTGTTTCGTCTGTTACTCAGCTTCGTGGTGGGGAAATTTTGATCACGACTTTAGGTGCTGCCTCCGAGCCAAGTGGAGAAGTATTACAGTTGGTTAAAGCTTCAGAGGCAACTGTTACTGTTGAGGAAGGGAAAGAAGAGGAAATTCCAAAAGATTATGATGAGCAGATTACTTCAGCATTGTTTAATGTTAATTGCGCTCGTTGTCATGGTGTAAAAGGAGATGGTGATAGCCCTGATGCTGCCCACTTAGGAGTAGCTTTGCCAGACTTTACCTCACCGTTATATCATTTTAAGACTTCTAAAAAGCAGATGTTAGAGGTTGTGAACAAAGGTGGAGCTCAAACAGGTAAAAGTCCTTTAATGCCCCCTTGGCAAGGCTTTTTAAAACCGCATGAAATAGAGCACTTAATTATTTATATTGAGTCGTTACCTGCTAAGCATCACCATCATTAATTGACGCGCCGGTCACTGTATTAGTGGCCGGTAAACATAGGGCCGATATATTGTGAAGCGATAACAATATTGTCAATAAACATGGTGAAATCCTGTTTGGGTTTATCTACCCCACCAAAGTAAAAATTAAACCAGATTTTTTCTATCTTTAAGTCAGGTACATCCCGTAAGTGCACGTTTGTTCGAGAGAATACTTTTTTGCCGTCAATCCAGGCTTCTAAAATGCCATCTTTTTTACCGGGTGTATTAAGTTTTAGTCTTTGCTCAACGGAATACCATTTGCCTGGCTTTATGGTTGAAAGTGGGTGTCCGTAAGAAATGGTTTGGCCATATTTATTTTTTCCTACTTCGTAAATATATTGGCCAATGGGCATGTGTTGATCCCAAGGGCTCTTATCATTGTTGATAGTATTAAAAAAGCTCCCTCTGGCAGACCAACCATTTGTGCCACTATTACCCCTGCCACCCCAGCCAGCTTTATTATATGTGCCACCAAATCCTGGCATCTTTCCGCCCCCTGAAATATTAGCGCCTTCGGCTAATTTTAAATAGTAACGAAAATAGGCCTCTGTTGGTTCGTAGCCTATTTCTTTTTTAAAATAAAAATCTAAGTTAGTCGCCAAATTTCTTGTTGTGGTAAAAGGGACTTCTACCGAATACTTACTTTGAGTATCAATAAATTTCGCTTTATTCTGATCAGCCATGACGAGTTTAGTTTTCCATTTAGGCTCGGCAAGCTTTAATTTAGTCAACGTATTTTGTATCCAAGATTGCTCTTCAAAATTATCAACTAGAAATACGCTAGGGTGCTGCTCAAGTTTTTCATCATAAAAATACGCTCGCGATAAGCCTTGTTCTTTATAAGTTGTATAACTTGGCGAAAAAAACTGGCGGACAACCCCCGTAGAATGTCCATACTGACGATTAGTCAGTGGTAATGTGAGTTCAGCGGATAATATTTCTCTTGTATGGAGATTGGTTGGGAGCTTAAAGGTTATGATTGCTTTGTTTCCTGAGCCTATTTTAATAAGCTTCTTTTTTCCAAGCGACTTTCTGCTGCCTTTAAGGAGGTAGGTATCGACACTAGCTGATAAAACAAGGCGCTGTTGTGCCGTTTTGATGGTCAGAGTTGCGGCTCGCGAATCAGCACTTTCTTTAGAGTAAATATCGAATATGCCCTTTTCTGCAGTTATCAATAGGTTAATAATAGGGGCAGGTGAAAATACCGCCAGCGCTAATGTTTCTTCTCTTGCAGTATCGGTATCGCGTATTTGGAATTCAGCAAGTGTTTCTGTTTTATTTGAGGCAATGTATTTATCGAAGCTGCTATATGGCCAAATAATTTTTGCTTGGCTGCTAAATTGCTTAAATGTTACCGATTCGTCGATTTCAATAGCCATTAAGGGAAAAGACAAAATGTGCAATAGGTTAAAATACATAAGATAAATGTTTGGTTTCATTTTCTATCCTTATGAAAACCCTTCTATTTTAATAATACCCAGTTAAACTGTGCATATCTTTCTATTAACCTTAAATTATTTAACATGAAAATTGTAGGAATGATTGTTGTTCTATTTCTAATTGTTTTTACAATTGAAAAAACGTTGAATGAAAGCTTTGAAGGCCTGTTAGTTAAAGCTAAAAAATATGCCCATATAAACGTTAGTCAAAATGACGGCCTGCACAAGTTGATCTTAAAGGTTGTTCAAAAACTCGTTTCGGTATATCCATCTCCTGAACTTTATAATAAGCCCGATCACATAGACGGTGTGGGTGCGCAAAGTAATTTGAGCAACGAGCTAGGACCTAATAGTACCATTGTTACAAGCACCAAGGAACTTAAGCAGGCTATAACAAATGTGAAGCCAGGTCAGACGATCTTATTGAGCCCTGGAATTTATGACGTAACTTCTCGATATCTACTCCTCAAAAACTCTGGTACGTTCGCACGTCCAATCACATTGAGAGCAAATACGCTAGGGGATGCAGTATTACGTTCTAATTCAGTTGAAGGTTTACTAATTCAAGGAAAGAACTGGCGTATAGAGAACTTGATATTTAAAGGGGTTAAAGGCAAGGATGGTTCAATTGAGCACGCAATACATATCGTGGGTGATGCCGATAATATACAAATAAAGAACAATAAATTTATTAATTTCAATTCACATATTAAATCGAATGGTAAGCCTAATGCGCAAGGAAAAATTGAATACCCAGATAATTTACTGATTCTGAACAACGATATTTACAATGAATGGAAGCGTAATACGCACAGTCCTGCTAGCCCGATAGATCTTGTTGGTGGTAACTATGTGATCGTCAAAAATAACTTTATTGCAGATTTTGGTAAGTATGGCAAGAAAGGGTTTGGGACGACTTACGGAGCCTACATGAAAGGTGGTGGTATAGGAGGAATTTTTGAAAATAATGTGGTGATGTGTGAGTGGCGTGTCCCACATACGTCACCAATGGACGTCAGAATTGGTCTATCATTCGGCAATGGAGGAACTGGTGGGCAGTTTTGTGCAGATAAAAAATGTGAATACGAGCACACCGATGGTGTAATGCGCAACAATACTATTTTGAATTGTGTAAACGATGTCGGCATTTACCTTAATAAATCTTACAATACGCTAATAGAAAATAATGCTATCCGCTCAAGTTTAGGCGTTGACGTGCGTTTTGAGCAAAGTAGTGCAGAGATTCGCGGCAATGTTATTGAAGGACGCGTCAAAGCAAGAGATGGAGCAACTATAACTGTTGATGATAATATCATCGAATAAAATTGTTTGGTTTGTAATACCCTTGTGTAACAATAATGTGAATGAATGTTTAAATTCACTTTAAGGATAAAGAAGTCGATGAGTTTTTCTGAAAATGTAAAAATTGCAATTATTGGCCTAGGTTATGTAGGCTTACCTCTAGCAGTTGAGTTTGGCAAAAAGTATCAAACGATAGGGTTTGATATCAACGCTAGCCGAGTTCAAGAGCTTAATGATGGATTTGACAGAACGCTTGAAGTAGAAACAGAAGAATTAAAGCAGGCGTCGCAACTGACGTATGCGAGCAATGTTGAAGAGCTAAGATCCTGTGATTTTTATATTGTCACTGTACCAACGCCTATTGATGCGCATCGCCAACCAGACTTAACGCCTCTAATCAAAGCATCAGAAATGCTAGGCTCTGTGATTGGAAAAGGCTCAACCGTTGTTTATGAATCTACCGTGTACCCTGGCGCGACTGAAGAAACTTGCGTGCCAATCCTTGAAGCGGTATCTGGATTAACACTTAATCAGGACTTCTTTGCAGGTTACTCACCTGAGCGAATAAATCCAGGTGATAAAACTCATCGCCTCCCAAGTATTTTAAAAGTGACGTCCGGCTCAACGCCAGAAATTGCCGATAAAATAGATGCGCTATATGCCTCAATAATTACCGCAGGTACTTACAAAGCGTCCTCCATAAAAGTGGCTGAGGCTGCTAAAGTCATAGAAAATACACAGCGTGACGTTAATATTGCGCTCATTAACGAGTTATCAATTATCTTCAATCGTCTAGACATTGATACTCTCGAAGTTCTAGAAGCTGCTGGTACAAAGTGGAATTTCTTACCCTTTAGACCGGGATTAGTGGGCGGTCACTGTATTGGTGTTGACCCTTACTATTTAACCCATAAAGCGCAAGCGGTTGGCTATCATCCTGAAATGATACTTGCGGGACGTCGACTAAACGACGGTATGGCACATTACGTCGTGTCTGAATTAGTAAAAGGTATGCTTAAAAAACGCATCCAAGTGGAGCAATCAAAAGTGTTGGTAATGGGGTTAACGTTTAAAGAAAATTGCCCTGACTTACGTAATACCAAAGTGATTGATATCGTTGAAGAGCTTAAAGAATATAATGTTAATGTGGATGTTGTAGACCCTCTTTGTGCGTGTGAAGAAGCGCAAGAAGAATATGGCATCAAGTTAACACCTAATCCTAAACCTGATAATTATGATGCGATTATCATGGCCGTTGCTCACAATCAGTTTAAAGAGATGGGCATAGAGGCAATACATAGATTCGGTAAAAAGACTCATGTGCTTTATGATTTAAAGTGTATTTTACCTAAAGACAGCGTTGATATGCGCCTGTAATTGGCCTAGGAATAATTGTGAATAAATTTGAACAGATCAGGGGCTCATTAAGCTCACAGCCTAAAACATGGTTAGTGACGGGGGTAGCCGGATTTATAGGCTCTAACTTGTTAGAAACCTTGCTAAGGTTAAATCAGAAAGTTATTGGCTTAGATAATTTTGCTACTGGTTATCAGAAAAATTTAGATGAAGTAAAAGGCTTAGTCTCTGACAAACAATGGCAAAAGTTTACCTTCATAGAAGGCGATATCCGCGATCTTGATACCTGCTTGAAAGCAACTCAAGAAGTCGACTACGTGCTTCATCAAGCGGCTTTAGGCTCGGTACCTCGTTCAATAGCCGATCCAATTACAACCAATTCTGCGAATGTGACCGGTTTTTTGAATATGCTAGAAGCAGCTAAACAAAATGAAGTAAGTAGCTTTGTTTATGCAGCAAGTAGTTCAACGTATGGTGATCATCCGGCATTGCCTAAAATTGAAGAAAACATTGGTAACCCGTTATCACCGTATGCGGTAACTAAGTACGTTAATGAGCTTTACGCTGACGTCTATAGCCGCACTTATGGTTTCAAATGCATAGGTCTACGTTACTTCAATGTGTTTGGTCGTCGACAAGACCCAGATGGCGCCTATGCGGCAGTAATCCCTAAATGGACAGCTGCGATGATTAAAGGCGAGCAAGTGTTTATTAATGGTGACGGCGAAACTAGCAGAGATTTTTGCTATATCGACAATACGGTACAAATGAATCTTCTTGCGGCGACGGCATCTGATGATGTCAAAGCCGAAGTTTATAATGTTGCTGTTGGTGATAGAACCACACTTAACGATCTATATTTTTCGATAAAATCAGCATTAGGTTCAAATGGTGTTGCCGTAGAAAAAGAAGCTCAGTACCGTGATTTTAGAGCGGGAGATGTGCGCCACTCACAAGCAGATGTCTCAAAAGCTAAAACTAAATTGGGATACGATCCTACGTTTCGAATTCAACAGGGCATAGAAGAAGCAATGCCCTGGTATTTGAATAATGTAGAGTAGTTTGCATTCTAAAATTTGAGAAGCGTCATTAAGACGCTTTTTTTATGTCTGAATACATGCCAGTGTATTTTAAAAAAGTTATTGATTTATAAATGATTTCGTCAATAATGAAACAAATGGAATTTTACAATTATCATGGAGTGATGATGAAAAACCTCGTGCTATTATTGCTAATGTGCGTAATGCCTACTATGACTTTTGCTGACAATGCGGATGTTTTTGGGCGTCTACCGCTTGTTTCTCAAGTTCAAATTTCACCGTCTGGCAATCACTTTGCTTACATGCGTGATATGAATGGTAAATACGCCATAGTCAGCCAATCATTGACCAGTAAAGCGAAACCACAAGTGTTCGGCATGAAGGAAGCTGAAATACGACATTTCACTTGGGTGAGTGATCAGCATCTTTTACTGTCATTATCAACCACACAATATTCTCCAGGCGACTTTGAGACTTTTACTATGCATCGTAAAGGCATTTTAGATGTTAAATCGAATCAAGTGACTTGGTTGTTTAAAGGGAATAGCTTTAGAAAGTATATTGGCTCGCCTACGTTAGTCAGTAAGCTGCCAAATGATGAAGAGCACATATTAGTGACATTTCCCTATCGGCACTTGAATGCGCTTTATAGGATTGACTTATCAGATGGCGACCATGAAAGAATATTTGAAGAGCATAATGCAGAAGACTGGCTGACTGATGATAATGGTGAGGTCTATAGCTATCAAAGATACCTAGGGGAGAAAGACAAATGGGTCAATTTTTACCGTAGCGATTTAGAGCATGATTTCATTCGATTAACCACGATAAAAGGCGGTAAGGAAGAGAACTTTAAGCCCGTCATCGTCAATATGAGCCCTGACAGAAAAACCATTTATTATTGGCAGTATGATGACTTAGCCATTTTAGTGAAAGCGAAGGTAGAACAGGGTGTGGTAGGCCAGTCGGAAGTTGTGATAGAAAATGCACCCTATGATATCGAAGATACTATTTGGGATTATCATAACCAGCAAGTTGTGGGGGTTGTGTCATTTGAAGACTATCCAGAATACTACTACTTTGACCAGCAACTAGCGCAAGTGCAGGCAGATTTAAAGGCAACTTATCAGCATGCACAGATTGATATTACCTCTTATGACCGAAATAAAGAGCGATTTATTATCTACCTGTCAGGTGAAAAATACCCAGAACGCTTTACCTTATATGATAGAAAAGCCGGCAGCATACAGCCCCTTGCGGAAGGCTTCCCCATAAAGGACAAATCCGCATTAGGCCATGTTAAAAGTTATCGATATAAAACATCTGATGATGTCGAGATCCATAGTTTTTTGACAATGCCTGCAGGTGACGCACAAAAGCCACCATTAATCGTTCTTCCACATGGAGGACCAGAAATGCGGGACGTGATGAGCTTTGATTGGATCAGACAATTTTATGCTTCAGAGGGGTTTGCCGTGTTTCAGCCCAATTATCGCGGCTCTGCTGGCTACGGCAAAAAATTTAAGAGAAGCGGTCATGGTGAATGGGGCAAACGGATGCAGGATGATATTGACGAAGGTGTTCATTCATTAATTGAAGCAGGGCTTGTCGATCCCAAAAGAATATGTGTGGTGGGTAGCAGTTACGGAGGATATGTTGCACTTTTCAGCGCAACCGTAAAATACAAGCTTTATCAGTGCGCCGTCTCATTTGCTGGCGTTAGTAATTTAGGTGATATGTATTTGCATGCTAAGGAACAAAAATCAGGTTTTAGCTACTGGCGCAAAAACATAGGTAAAACGGCGTTTGAAGATCTACACAAAATATCTCCATTTCATCTCGTTTCAAAAAAGACGTTACCGGTACTGCTTATGCATGGGACTGAAGATACTGTTGTTCCACTATTTCAATCTAAGAAGTTTTACAAGAAATTGGTCTCACTAGGGGACAAAGATAGCAAGTTTATTGAACTAGAAGGTGAAGACCACTGGTTATCAAAGGGGCAATCACGAAATAAATTCTTATTTGAATCGCTAAAATTTATCAATACTCATATCGATGAAAATAGTAAGTTGAATACAGAAGTGGGCCATTAATGACCTACTTTGAAACGATAACGACAATTAAACTCTAACGAAGTGCTTGCACTTATCATGGGCCTGTATATACTGACAGTAATGCTGTATAAAATAACAGGCTCAGGATGAAAGCACTTACCACGCGTCAGTCACAAATATTTGATCTGATTAAAGATAAAATTTCCGAAACAGGTATGCCGCCAACGCGTGCTGAAATAGCTGATTTTTTTGGTTTTAAATCCGCTAATGCAGCGGAAGAACACTTAAAAGCGCTGGCTAAAAAAGGGTATATTGAAATGCTGCCCGGCACCTCTAGAGGTATTCGTTTAGCAGAAGAATTTATAGAGGCTGAAGGTATTCCACTTATTGGCCGCGTTGCAGCCGGTGAGCCTATTCTTGCTCAAGAACATGTAGAAGAACATTATAAAATTGATGGCAATATGTTCCATCCAGCAGCAGATTATTTACTGCGGGTAAATGGCGAAAGCATGAAGGATATAGGCATTCTAGATGGTGATCTCCTTGCGGTTCACCAAACAACTGATGTTAAAAATGGTCAAGTGATCGTCGCGCGAGTTGAAGAGGATGTCACTGTCAAACGATTTAAACGCGATGGAAATATCGTATATTTGCATGCTGAAAATGAAGATTTTTCACCGATTAAAGTGGATTTAGCTAACCAGCACTTCAATGTTGAAGGTATTGCTGTTGGGGTGATCAGAGCAGCCGATTGGATGTAATGTATTAATCACAGCGCTTGGTTGTTTTTTAACCATTAAAAGGGCTTATTTTAAAGCCCTTTTTTATTATTTTTCTTTTTCTAAAGTTTTATTTTCTTCCTCACTATCTCTTCCTCTTAGAATCTTCCTGGTCAATAAAGATACAGGCTGCGTCTGTTTTTTGAGCTTTAACTCTATCTTCGTTAGAGTTTTTACTCATATGTTTTATAAGGAAAAACTTTGACTTGAATCAACAAAACACTAGACCTTGTATAAAAATTAAGTAATTCTAGAGTGGAAAATAAACATAAATAATAAGAATAGATGTGAGTGCGCTAATCTCATCTTACATCACAATTTCAACCAAAATTAAACAGAAATTACGCCCTGCGGAAAGCTGTATCTTTCGCTCTGTTTTTCTGTTTCTGTGTTAAAAAGGGTAGAGGAGATGTCGAGTGAAAAGACGTAACCTAGGTTGGCTGTTGTTGGGGAGTTTGCTTTCCAGTTCAGCTTGGGCCGAGATGGAGTTAAACCTTACTGAAGGCGTAACTGCGGTAAGTAAGGAAGTATATGATCTTCATATGCTGGCATTGTACATTTGTACAGCTATAGGTGTCATAGTCTTTGGTGCTATGTTTTGGTCGATGGCATTTCATCGTAAATCGAAAGGGGTAAAGCCTGCTGATTTTCATGAAAGTACGAAAGTTGAAATACTTTGGACGGCAATACCAATTGTTATTCTCATTGCGATGGCGGTTCCTGCCACAAGCACATTGATTGAGATGGAGAATAATGACAATTCAGATATCACCATACAAGTCACCGGCTCTCAATGGAAATGGCACTATAAGTATTTCGATCAAGACATTGAATTCTATTCTGTTCTCTCTACCCCTCGCGACCAATACGACAACCTCGATGGTCAATCAACTGAAAAAGGGGAAAATTACCTGCTTGAAGTTGATAAGCATCTCGTTATTCCAGTCAATAAAAAAGTGAGATTCTTAATCACTTCAGATGATGTTATTCACTCTTGGTGGGTACCTGCTTTTGCGGTGAAGCAAGATGCAAACCCTGGCTTTATCAATGAAGCATGGACCATTGTTGATCAGCCAGGTGTCTATCGTGGTCAGTGTGCAGAGCTTTGTGGTAAAGATCACGGCTATATGCCAGTAGTGGTTGAAGTTAAATCTGAAGCTGGCTACGCTGCATGGCTAGTTGAACAAGAGCAATTAATTGCTAAGGCAAAAGAAGCTGAAGCACAATCACTTAATGCATCTATGTCAAAAGACGAGTTGATGCAATTGGGTGAAACCACTTACACCGCTTATTGTGCTGCGTGCCACCAGCCTTCAGGTCAAGGTTTACCGCCGGCGTTCCCTGCGCTTAAAGGCAGTCCTATTGCAACTACCGGCCCTGTATCAGAGCATATTGATATGGTCTTTAACGGGAAAGCCGGTACAGGGATGCAAGGCTATGGTAAGCAGCTTTCGTTAAAAGAGATCGCAGCGGTCGTGACCTACGAGCGTAATGCTTGGGGTAATGACACGGGAGATTTAGTACAAGCATCGGATGTAAATACTGTTGCTGGTGCGATGCCAAAAGCAGAGTCTATGGCCGTAGTTGAAGAAGTAAAGGCAGCCGTTGAAGCACAAGCTGAACCAAGTGAAGATTTGTCCAGAACATATAGCATGGATGAATTGATGGCGAAAGGCGAACAGGTGTATATGACAGCATGTGTTGCATGTCACCAACCTACAGGTGCTGGGCTACCTCCGGCATTTCCATCATTAATTGGCAGCCCAATCATCACGGGTGATGTTACTGCTCATATTGATATGGTTTTAAATGGCAGTAGTAAAAATCCAGCAATGGCTGCATTTAAGGGCCAATTAAGCAAAACAGACATTGCCGCAGTTATCACCTATGAGCGAAATGCTTGGGGTAATAATACCGGTGATTTAGTCCAGCCAGCAGATATTGATGCTGCAAGTGCGAAGTAGGGAGGAATTAGTATGACAACTGACGTTATTAACGACTCAGAGCACCAGCATGACGATCATCATGATCATAAAATGACAGGCATTAAACGCTGGCTATATACCACTAACCATAAAGACATTGGTTCAATGTATTTGTGGTTCTCATTTATTATGTTTTTAACGGGTGGGGCAATGGCGATGGTAATACGCGCTGAATTGTTCCAACCGGGTCTGCAAATTATCGAGCCAGACTTTTTCAACCAAATGACCACTGTTCACGGTTTGATCATGGTTTTTGGCGCTATTATGCCGGCGTTTACAGGTTTGGCTAACTGGATGCTACCTATGATGGTAGGTGCGCCAGATATGGCATTACCAAGACTGAACAATTGGAGCTTTTGGATTTTACCGTTTGCGTTCACCATTTTATTAGCGTCTTTCTTTATGGAAAGTGGCGCGCCTAACTTTGGTTGGACCTTCTACGCACCATTATCCACAACCTACAGTAATGGTAGTACTGCATTCTTTGTGTTTGCTGTTCATATCATGGGTATTTCATCAATCATGGGCGCAATCAATATCGTAGTTACTATCATGAATATGCGCGCACCGGGTATGACGTACATGAAGATGCCATTGTTTGTCTGGACCTTCTTTATCACGGCCTATTTACTAATAGCGGTGATGCCCGTACTCGCCGGTACGGTGACTATGGTATTAACTGATACCTATTTTGGTACCAGCTTTTTTGATGCCGCCGGTGGTGGTGATCCTGTAATGTTCCAGCATATTTTCTGGTTCTTTGGACATCCTGAAGTGTACATCATGATTTTGCCAGCGTTTGGTATTGTATCGACAACCATTCCAGCGTTTTCTCGTAAGAAACTGTTTGGTTATAGTTCAATGGTTTATGCAACCGCTTCAATTGCCTTCTTGTCGTTTATTGTATGGGCTCACCATATGTTTACTACAGGTATGCCGCTGTTTGGTGAATTATTCTTCATGTATTGCACCATGCTAATTGCTGTTCCAACAGGGGTTAAGGTCTTTAACTGGGTCGCTACAATGTGGCGCGGTGCATTATCGTTCGAAACACCAATGCTGTTCTCTATTGCTTTTGTAATCTTGTTCACAATAGGTGGTTTTTCAGGACTAATGTTGGCTTTAACGCCAGTTGATTTTCAATATCACGATACTTACTTTGTTGTTGCCCATTTCCATTATGTATTGGTTACAGGTGCGTTATTTTCTATCTATGCAGGGGCTTATTACTGGCTACCTAAGTGGACGGGTTATATGTACAACGATACGTTAAGTAAGTGGCATTTTTGGTGTTCACTAATTTCGGTAAACCTCTTGTTCTTCCCTATGCACTTCTTAGGATTAGCTGGCATGCCACGTCGTATTCCGGATTACGCATTGCAATTTGCTGACTTTAACAAGTGGGTCAGCATTGGCGGCTTTGCATTTGGCATTTCTCAATTAATTTTCTTAGTGCTGGTGATTAAATGTATTAAGGGAGGCGAGAAAGCTGCAGCGAAACCTTGGGATGGTGCAGAAGGGTTAGAATGGA
This window of the Thalassotalea atypica genome carries:
- the tviB gene encoding Vi polysaccharide biosynthesis UDP-N-acetylglucosamine C-6 dehydrogenase TviB, with the protein product MSFSENVKIAIIGLGYVGLPLAVEFGKKYQTIGFDINASRVQELNDGFDRTLEVETEELKQASQLTYASNVEELRSCDFYIVTVPTPIDAHRQPDLTPLIKASEMLGSVIGKGSTVVYESTVYPGATEETCVPILEAVSGLTLNQDFFAGYSPERINPGDKTHRLPSILKVTSGSTPEIADKIDALYASIITAGTYKASSIKVAEAAKVIENTQRDVNIALINELSIIFNRLDIDTLEVLEAAGTKWNFLPFRPGLVGGHCIGVDPYYLTHKAQAVGYHPEMILAGRRLNDGMAHYVVSELVKGMLKKRIQVEQSKVLVMGLTFKENCPDLRNTKVIDIVEELKEYNVNVDVVDPLCACEEAQEEYGIKLTPNPKPDNYDAIIMAVAHNQFKEMGIEAIHRFGKKTHVLYDLKCILPKDSVDMRL
- a CDS encoding NAD-dependent epimerase/dehydratase family protein, with the protein product MNKFEQIRGSLSSQPKTWLVTGVAGFIGSNLLETLLRLNQKVIGLDNFATGYQKNLDEVKGLVSDKQWQKFTFIEGDIRDLDTCLKATQEVDYVLHQAALGSVPRSIADPITTNSANVTGFLNMLEAAKQNEVSSFVYAASSSTYGDHPALPKIEENIGNPLSPYAVTKYVNELYADVYSRTYGFKCIGLRYFNVFGRRQDPDGAYAAVIPKWTAAMIKGEQVFINGDGETSRDFCYIDNTVQMNLLAATASDDVKAEVYNVAVGDRTTLNDLYFSIKSALGSNGVAVEKEAQYRDFRAGDVRHSQADVSKAKTKLGYDPTFRIQQGIEEAMPWYLNNVE
- a CDS encoding PQQ-dependent sugar dehydrogenase, translated to MQKNQMSQMIVYGILQLVMIVLAGILGFHFTREYSLIPKAIIHLPDVYVSHSDYIQVLTIFFIGYILQLIASNLIYKQAAFSSLKRFMNEYIHYLFAYTTVSLYIFLATTINYDPQFIAAVGLFSTVLYWILGVIILVHNKESGVAQFFGTLIKRFLSVSGVLALVYFLVPLGLGKAFSSDRDIANKITQVRIWFNPVAETDWGFKNFIPGQVFHQPVLAKQAPDDDNNIYVLERFGKIYKINAVTEAKPELMLDISSELGEVEVENGAVGLAFHPAFNFNHTDSRKPYIYVYFTDTRPTGYQRNRLTRYDLSQQSLEERNNSGQTVLDLHREDSGFHNGGSVEFGPDGFLYVALGEGVHPKVAKSYQETMRSGILRIDVDMNEELSNPAQPFKHGVIANYMVPKDNPFIGREDIRHEYWALGLRNPFRISFDVETNDLWVGDVGSTVWEEINLVEKGFHYEFPKIEGDNDKGTQANDLGLPDKGPVYTYQHTAYDRAVIGGVVNRSDNYDQLKGKYIFADNYSAKIFAFDAASRKVENVEFLARANQYAQRGVSSVTQLRGGEILITTLGAASEPSGEVLQLVKASEATVTVEEGKEEEIPKDYDEQITSALFNVNCARCHGVKGDGDSPDAAHLGVALPDFTSPLYHFKTSKKQMLEVVNKGGAQTGKSPLMPPWQGFLKPHEIEHLIIYIESLPAKHHHH
- a CDS encoding right-handed parallel beta-helix repeat-containing protein, with translation MKIVGMIVVLFLIVFTIEKTLNESFEGLLVKAKKYAHINVSQNDGLHKLILKVVQKLVSVYPSPELYNKPDHIDGVGAQSNLSNELGPNSTIVTSTKELKQAITNVKPGQTILLSPGIYDVTSRYLLLKNSGTFARPITLRANTLGDAVLRSNSVEGLLIQGKNWRIENLIFKGVKGKDGSIEHAIHIVGDADNIQIKNNKFINFNSHIKSNGKPNAQGKIEYPDNLLILNNDIYNEWKRNTHSPASPIDLVGGNYVIVKNNFIADFGKYGKKGFGTTYGAYMKGGGIGGIFENNVVMCEWRVPHTSPMDVRIGLSFGNGGTGGQFCADKKCEYEHTDGVMRNNTILNCVNDVGIYLNKSYNTLIENNAIRSSLGVDVRFEQSSAEIRGNVIEGRVKARDGATITVDDNIIE
- a CDS encoding polysaccharide lyase, with product MKPNIYLMYFNLLHILSFPLMAIEIDESVTFKQFSSQAKIIWPYSSFDKYIASNKTETLAEFQIRDTDTAREETLALAVFSPAPIINLLITAEKGIFDIYSKESADSRAATLTIKTAQQRLVLSASVDTYLLKGSRKSLGKKKLIKIGSGNKAIITFKLPTNLHTREILSAELTLPLTNRQYGHSTGVVRQFFSPSYTTYKEQGLSRAYFYDEKLEQHPSVFLVDNFEEQSWIQNTLTKLKLAEPKWKTKLVMADQNKAKFIDTQSKYSVEVPFTTTRNLATNLDFYFKKEIGYEPTEAYFRYYLKLAEGANISGGGKMPGFGGTYNKAGWGGRGNSGTNGWSARGSFFNTINNDKSPWDQHMPIGQYIYEVGKNKYGQTISYGHPLSTIKPGKWYSVEQRLKLNTPGKKDGILEAWIDGKKVFSRTNVHLRDVPDLKIEKIWFNFYFGGVDKPKQDFTMFIDNIVIASQYIGPMFTGH